The following is a genomic window from Chryseobacterium ginsenosidimutans.
CTCCGTCAAGATGCCAGTTTTTGGTGTTTACTTTGAATTCTATTTCAGAAACAGGAAGGTAAGTAATGTAATTGTCGTCTTTTAATTTTTTTGTGAACATTCTGAATGCAAAAAGTGCAGAATATGTCAGCGGAAATTTTTTCACCAAGACCATATCTACCAAACCGTCACTTTTACTGGCGTGCGGTGCAATATATGCGTTATTCCCGAATTGGCGGGTGTTGGCAATGTTCACCATTAAATATTTGCCATTGTACTGCTTGTACTCTTCATTAAAAAATTTCAGCTTAATCGGTTTGTAACTGAAAAATGTTTTGAAAGAAACTTTGATATAATTTTTGAATCCGCGGGTGGTTTTTTCAAATTCTTTTACCACTTTTCCATCAAATCCGGTTCCGGAAACGTTGATAGAAAGCTTATCATTAACAGTAAAGGTATCAATCTTTCTGGAGTTTTTTGCCTTAATCTTTTCCAGTAATTCATCCAGATTCTTCCCAAATTGTGTTTCATTGGAAAAACCATTTCCTGAACCTGCCGGAAAAATTGCAAGAACTTTTTCTGTATTAATAAGATTTTTAGCTACAGTTGAAATTGTACCGTCGCCTCCGATCGCTACAAAAATATCAATTTCACTGAAATGACTTAAGATAAATTCGTTTGTTCCTTCAATAGATTCTGAAATATAATACACAGGATCTTTCACCTTAGAATTCAGCTCATTGAGAAACGGCTGATAATTTTTCTTCGCCGAAAAAGGATTGATAATAAAGGCTACTTTTTCCATTGATACAAAATTAAAAAATGCTTCCTAATCCGGAAGCATTAATATTAATTAATTTTCATTCTTTCTTTAAAACCTGCTTTTATGTTTTCTTTCAAATCTTCCCAGGAAACCGGTATGATTATATCTCCAAAGTCGTAATTTCTAGTAATTTCATTAATATTATAGTGAAAATAAAGGTTGTTATCATCAAAATAAAAGTTTTCCGTTAACGGAATACGTATTTTTGACAAAACTTCATAACCTTTTGGGTCGTACTTTTTCACCTGCTGCATCATTGTTGTATTCTCCAGATTCGTTTTTAAAAGCTGAGAAAGATCTTCTTTTGAGATCGATATAATATCTGAAAGCTGCACTTTTTTATCATTTGTAAGGTCAAAAACCTTTTCCTGATAGCGATATTGATCTTTCATTCCTCCTTCAAACTGATTATCATAATACTGAATATACAGATAATCATTTTTATTCATCTTAAGATTCATCTGAGAAGTATATTCCCATTGCTGCTTAGATTTTATATTAGAATTTTTATTTGATTTTCTAAGCTGATCGTATAAACTTATCTTTTTATTATTTAAAAATTCCTGTAATCCGTTTTTTGAGAAATTGGTGATATTTTTATCTGAATAAATTTTTTTCAGAAGCTTTTTGTTTTTAAAATTAGGAAACCACAGTAGTTTTGAAGAATATTTTATCATAACAGAATCAAAAATCCTCGTCGAGTCCTCTTCTACAACAGAATCTATAATAAGTTTTGAGTATCCGTCAACTATAGGACTTTTCTTTTCGTTTCCGATTTCTTTACATGCAAAAATTATAAGTAGTGCAATTATCCAGATAAAGTAAGGTTTTTTCATCAGTTCTGTGTGCTTAAAAGATAATTCTAAAATGTCAAAAAACGTTCCAAATAAAAAAGCTTCCAATACGGAAGCATTCTATTTAATAATTAATATTCATTCTTTTTTTAAACTCAGGATTGAGAGTTGTTTTTAATTCTTCCCACGAAATCGGAATGATAATATCTCCTGCGGCAAAAGCTGTAATCTCGTAAGGACTATAATGAAAGTAAAGATTTTTATCATCAAAATAGAAGTTTTGCGTTGCGGGAACTACTTCTACCAAAAGCATTTCGGAATTGTTGACTTTTCCGTTTTCATCCGTCGTTCCGCTGTTTATTTTATTGATATTCTTCATTAATAAAGTTTCCAATTTACTTTTTGGCATTGAAGTAATATCTTTTAATTCTATTTTTTTATTGTTTTTTATGTCAAAAACTCTTTCTGAAAAACCATAATTATCATGCGCTCCACCTTCGTAAGAACCCCAGGTATATTCTATATGGAGATAATCATTGACATTGGATTTCATATTCATTCCTATGTCAGAATACCATTCCTGTGCAAACGTAAGGTCTGAGATCCAATCTTTTGAATCTTTTTTTACATTGTTGAAATATTCATTTTTGTTTTTTTCAAGTAAAGCCTGAAGTCCGTTTTTCGAAAAATCCCGGATATTTTTGTCTCCAAAATAAATGCTGTCCAACAATCTTTTATCCTTAATTGTCAGGAAAACCAACATTTTGGAATAATATTTAACTT
Proteins encoded in this region:
- a CDS encoding diacylglycerol/lipid kinase family protein — translated: MEKVAFIINPFSAKKNYQPFLNELNSKVKDPVYYISESIEGTNEFILSHFSEIDIFVAIGGDGTISTVAKNLINTEKVLAIFPAGSGNGFSNETQFGKNLDELLEKIKAKNSRKIDTFTVNDKLSINVSGTGFDGKVVKEFEKTTRGFKNYIKVSFKTFFSYKPIKLKFFNEEYKQYNGKYLMVNIANTRQFGNNAYIAPHASKSDGLVDMVLVKKFPLTYSALFAFRMFTKKLKDDNYITYLPVSEIEFKVNTKNWHLDGEFNKIKSPIHIKVQPASLNILI
- a CDS encoding DUF3298 domain-containing protein, translating into MKKPYFIWIIALLIIFACKEIGNEKKSPIVDGYSKLIIDSVVEEDSTRIFDSVMIKYSSKLLWFPNFKNKKLLKKIYSDKNITNFSKNGLQEFLNNKKISLYDQLRKSNKNSNIKSKQQWEYTSQMNLKMNKNDYLYIQYYDNQFEGGMKDQYRYQEKVFDLTNDKKVQLSDIISISKEDLSQLLKTNLENTTMMQQVKKYDPKGYEVLSKIRIPLTENFYFDDNNLYFHYNINEITRNYDFGDIIIPVSWEDLKENIKAGFKERMKIN
- a CDS encoding RsiV family protein — encoded protein: MKNAIAVAALSSFFIFSACKKTDNNNIVTNKTEVNKPEEFIIDSVKVSDSVKLNDSLKVKYYSKMLVFLTIKDKRLLDSIYFGDKNIRDFSKNGLQALLEKNKNEYFNNVKKDSKDWISDLTFAQEWYSDIGMNMKSNVNDYLHIEYTWGSYEGGAHDNYGFSERVFDIKNNKKIELKDITSMPKSKLETLLMKNINKINSGTTDENGKVNNSEMLLVEVVPATQNFYFDDKNLYFHYSPYEITAFAAGDIIIPISWEELKTTLNPEFKKRMNINY